Proteins from a genomic interval of Cucumis melo cultivar AY chromosome 7, USDA_Cmelo_AY_1.0, whole genome shotgun sequence:
- the LOC103493007 gene encoding reticulon-like protein B8 isoform X3: protein MQPRKSEKKVKKKGKIQSDPLEEQKKRGNFFIWVGGGLLIISGKSVSFFGEDNKASSVAGQINRIFGRQKPVYNLLGGGKSADVLLWRNKKISASVLTGATIIWVLFEWLNYHFLTLVCFALVLGMLAQFIWTNVSGFLNRSSSNVPRLVLPKELFVNIAVTFGAEVNRALCYLQDIACEGNLKHFLVAVVSLWVGAVISSWCNFITVLYVGFVAAHTLPILYEKYEDEVDTFAYKVFDQLCGHYRKFDSSVLSKIPKGAFKGKKYE, encoded by the exons ATGCAGCCTAGAAAAAGtgaaaagaaagtgaaaaaaaaaggaaaaattcaATCCGACCCACTTGAAgaacagaaaaaaagagggaatTTTTTCATCTGGGTTGGTGGTGGCCTGCTTATAATTTCA GGGAAATCAGTTTCATTTTTCGGGGAAGATAATAAAGCAAGTTCGGTGGCTGGTCAGATCAATAGGATATTTGGACGCCAAAAACCTGTTTACAATCTTCTTGGGGGTGGAAAAT CTGCTGATGTGCTCCTATGGAGGAACAAGAAAATCTCAGCTAGTGTTTTGACTGGTGCAACTATTATATGGGTGCTTTTTGAATGGCTTAATTACCACTTCTTGACTCTTGTTTGCTTCGCTTTGGTTCTTGGCATGTTGGCTCAGTTTATATGGACAAATGTGTCAGGATTTCTGAACAG ATCATCGTCCAACGTTCCTCGCCTTGTTCTTCCCAAGGAACTATTTGTCAATATTGCTGTTACGTTTGGTGCCGAGGTTAACCGAGCTCTCTGTTATCTCCAAGATATTGCTTGTGAAGGAAATTTGAAACACTTCCTTGTG GCTGTAGTAAGCTTGTGGGTTGGTGCTGTGATCAGTAGCTGGTGCAATTTCATAACTGTCTTGTATGTTG GCTTCGTTGCGGCCCATACGCTTCCAATTCTGTATGAGAAATATGAAGATGAAGTTGACACCTTCGCATATAAGGTCTTCGATCAGCTTTGTGGCCACTACCGAAAGTTCGATTCAAGTGTTCTTAGCAAGATTCCCAAAGGAGCTTTCAAGGGAAAGAAGTATGAATAA
- the LOC103493007 gene encoding reticulon-like protein B8 isoform X1, whose product MGINAANSAYLRGTCSLLSLFAYFCCYLTIRPINFLHIASSFRVRMRTMSEKMIAEDLFNNISEVLAEHGQKGKSVSFFGEDNKASSVAGQINRIFGRQKPVYNLLGGGKSADVLLWRNKKISASVLTGATIIWVLFEWLNYHFLTLVCFALVLGMLAQFIWTNVSGFLNRSSSNVPRLVLPKELFVNIAVTFGAEVNRALCYLQDIACEGNLKHFLVAVVSLWVGAVISSWCNFITVLYVGFVAAHTLPILYEKYEDEVDTFAYKVFDQLCGHYRKFDSSVLSKIPKGAFKGKKYE is encoded by the exons ATGGGAATTAATGCTGCTAATTCTGCTTACCTTCGTGGTACTTGTAGTTTGCTCTCTCTTTTTGCTTACTTCTGCTGCTATCTTACTATTCGACCAATTAATTTCTTGCATATAGCTTCATCTTTCCGTGTACG CATGAGAACTATGTCTGAGAAGATGATTGCTGAGGATCTTTTTAATAACATTTCTGAAGTTCTTGCTGAACATGGTCAAAAGGGGAAATCAGTTTCATTTTTCGGGGAAGATAATAAAGCAAGTTCGGTGGCTGGTCAGATCAATAGGATATTTGGACGCCAAAAACCTGTTTACAATCTTCTTGGGGGTGGAAAAT CTGCTGATGTGCTCCTATGGAGGAACAAGAAAATCTCAGCTAGTGTTTTGACTGGTGCAACTATTATATGGGTGCTTTTTGAATGGCTTAATTACCACTTCTTGACTCTTGTTTGCTTCGCTTTGGTTCTTGGCATGTTGGCTCAGTTTATATGGACAAATGTGTCAGGATTTCTGAACAG ATCATCGTCCAACGTTCCTCGCCTTGTTCTTCCCAAGGAACTATTTGTCAATATTGCTGTTACGTTTGGTGCCGAGGTTAACCGAGCTCTCTGTTATCTCCAAGATATTGCTTGTGAAGGAAATTTGAAACACTTCCTTGTG GCTGTAGTAAGCTTGTGGGTTGGTGCTGTGATCAGTAGCTGGTGCAATTTCATAACTGTCTTGTATGTTG GCTTCGTTGCGGCCCATACGCTTCCAATTCTGTATGAGAAATATGAAGATGAAGTTGACACCTTCGCATATAAGGTCTTCGATCAGCTTTGTGGCCACTACCGAAAGTTCGATTCAAGTGTTCTTAGCAAGATTCCCAAAGGAGCTTTCAAGGGAAAGAAGTATGAATAA
- the LOC103493007 gene encoding reticulon-like protein B8 isoform X2, translated as MTFHCVLPFWLPYVSCMRTMSEKMIAEDLFNNISEVLAEHGQKGKSVSFFGEDNKASSVAGQINRIFGRQKPVYNLLGGGKSADVLLWRNKKISASVLTGATIIWVLFEWLNYHFLTLVCFALVLGMLAQFIWTNVSGFLNRSSSNVPRLVLPKELFVNIAVTFGAEVNRALCYLQDIACEGNLKHFLVAVVSLWVGAVISSWCNFITVLYVGFVAAHTLPILYEKYEDEVDTFAYKVFDQLCGHYRKFDSSVLSKIPKGAFKGKKYE; from the exons ATGACATTTCATTGTGTTCTGCCTTTCTGGCTTCCTTATGTTTCATG CATGAGAACTATGTCTGAGAAGATGATTGCTGAGGATCTTTTTAATAACATTTCTGAAGTTCTTGCTGAACATGGTCAAAAGGGGAAATCAGTTTCATTTTTCGGGGAAGATAATAAAGCAAGTTCGGTGGCTGGTCAGATCAATAGGATATTTGGACGCCAAAAACCTGTTTACAATCTTCTTGGGGGTGGAAAAT CTGCTGATGTGCTCCTATGGAGGAACAAGAAAATCTCAGCTAGTGTTTTGACTGGTGCAACTATTATATGGGTGCTTTTTGAATGGCTTAATTACCACTTCTTGACTCTTGTTTGCTTCGCTTTGGTTCTTGGCATGTTGGCTCAGTTTATATGGACAAATGTGTCAGGATTTCTGAACAG ATCATCGTCCAACGTTCCTCGCCTTGTTCTTCCCAAGGAACTATTTGTCAATATTGCTGTTACGTTTGGTGCCGAGGTTAACCGAGCTCTCTGTTATCTCCAAGATATTGCTTGTGAAGGAAATTTGAAACACTTCCTTGTG GCTGTAGTAAGCTTGTGGGTTGGTGCTGTGATCAGTAGCTGGTGCAATTTCATAACTGTCTTGTATGTTG GCTTCGTTGCGGCCCATACGCTTCCAATTCTGTATGAGAAATATGAAGATGAAGTTGACACCTTCGCATATAAGGTCTTCGATCAGCTTTGTGGCCACTACCGAAAGTTCGATTCAAGTGTTCTTAGCAAGATTCCCAAAGGAGCTTTCAAGGGAAAGAAGTATGAATAA
- the LOC103493007 gene encoding reticulon-like protein B8 isoform X4 yields MKVCMRTMSEKMIAEDLFNNISEVLAEHGQKGKSVSFFGEDNKASSVAGQINRIFGRQKPVYNLLGGGKSADVLLWRNKKISASVLTGATIIWVLFEWLNYHFLTLVCFALVLGMLAQFIWTNVSGFLNRSSSNVPRLVLPKELFVNIAVTFGAEVNRALCYLQDIACEGNLKHFLVAVVSLWVGAVISSWCNFITVLYVGFVAAHTLPILYEKYEDEVDTFAYKVFDQLCGHYRKFDSSVLSKIPKGAFKGKKYE; encoded by the exons ATGAAGGTTTG CATGAGAACTATGTCTGAGAAGATGATTGCTGAGGATCTTTTTAATAACATTTCTGAAGTTCTTGCTGAACATGGTCAAAAGGGGAAATCAGTTTCATTTTTCGGGGAAGATAATAAAGCAAGTTCGGTGGCTGGTCAGATCAATAGGATATTTGGACGCCAAAAACCTGTTTACAATCTTCTTGGGGGTGGAAAAT CTGCTGATGTGCTCCTATGGAGGAACAAGAAAATCTCAGCTAGTGTTTTGACTGGTGCAACTATTATATGGGTGCTTTTTGAATGGCTTAATTACCACTTCTTGACTCTTGTTTGCTTCGCTTTGGTTCTTGGCATGTTGGCTCAGTTTATATGGACAAATGTGTCAGGATTTCTGAACAG ATCATCGTCCAACGTTCCTCGCCTTGTTCTTCCCAAGGAACTATTTGTCAATATTGCTGTTACGTTTGGTGCCGAGGTTAACCGAGCTCTCTGTTATCTCCAAGATATTGCTTGTGAAGGAAATTTGAAACACTTCCTTGTG GCTGTAGTAAGCTTGTGGGTTGGTGCTGTGATCAGTAGCTGGTGCAATTTCATAACTGTCTTGTATGTTG GCTTCGTTGCGGCCCATACGCTTCCAATTCTGTATGAGAAATATGAAGATGAAGTTGACACCTTCGCATATAAGGTCTTCGATCAGCTTTGTGGCCACTACCGAAAGTTCGATTCAAGTGTTCTTAGCAAGATTCCCAAAGGAGCTTTCAAGGGAAAGAAGTATGAATAA
- the LOC103493007 gene encoding reticulon-like protein B8 isoform X5 translates to MRTMSEKMIAEDLFNNISEVLAEHGQKGKSVSFFGEDNKASSVAGQINRIFGRQKPVYNLLGGGKSADVLLWRNKKISASVLTGATIIWVLFEWLNYHFLTLVCFALVLGMLAQFIWTNVSGFLNRSSSNVPRLVLPKELFVNIAVTFGAEVNRALCYLQDIACEGNLKHFLVAVVSLWVGAVISSWCNFITVLYVGFVAAHTLPILYEKYEDEVDTFAYKVFDQLCGHYRKFDSSVLSKIPKGAFKGKKYE, encoded by the exons ATGAGAACTATGTCTGAGAAGATGATTGCTGAGGATCTTTTTAATAACATTTCTGAAGTTCTTGCTGAACATGGTCAAAAGGGGAAATCAGTTTCATTTTTCGGGGAAGATAATAAAGCAAGTTCGGTGGCTGGTCAGATCAATAGGATATTTGGACGCCAAAAACCTGTTTACAATCTTCTTGGGGGTGGAAAAT CTGCTGATGTGCTCCTATGGAGGAACAAGAAAATCTCAGCTAGTGTTTTGACTGGTGCAACTATTATATGGGTGCTTTTTGAATGGCTTAATTACCACTTCTTGACTCTTGTTTGCTTCGCTTTGGTTCTTGGCATGTTGGCTCAGTTTATATGGACAAATGTGTCAGGATTTCTGAACAG ATCATCGTCCAACGTTCCTCGCCTTGTTCTTCCCAAGGAACTATTTGTCAATATTGCTGTTACGTTTGGTGCCGAGGTTAACCGAGCTCTCTGTTATCTCCAAGATATTGCTTGTGAAGGAAATTTGAAACACTTCCTTGTG GCTGTAGTAAGCTTGTGGGTTGGTGCTGTGATCAGTAGCTGGTGCAATTTCATAACTGTCTTGTATGTTG GCTTCGTTGCGGCCCATACGCTTCCAATTCTGTATGAGAAATATGAAGATGAAGTTGACACCTTCGCATATAAGGTCTTCGATCAGCTTTGTGGCCACTACCGAAAGTTCGATTCAAGTGTTCTTAGCAAGATTCCCAAAGGAGCTTTCAAGGGAAAGAAGTATGAATAA